One region of Olleya sp. Hel_I_94 genomic DNA includes:
- a CDS encoding DegT/DnrJ/EryC1/StrS family aminotransferase yields MNSKIWLSSPHMGGTEQNYIKEAFDTNWVAPLGPNVNGFEKDLETYLGQDKKVACLSSGTAAIHLALVQLGVVLNDEVICQTFTFCGSSNPIVYQGAIPVFVDSEAETWNMCPKHLEEAIKDRIANGKKPKAIIIVHLYGMPSKVDQLLAVAKKYQIPVVEDAAEALGSTYKGRQCGTFGDFSILSFNGNKIITTSGGGAMVCNTSEDKDQTIFYATQARDNAPHYEHSKIGYNYRMSNISAGIGRGQMEVLDKHIGLRRDMNAFYTNLFKDVKGVEVQKQPNEDFYSNFWLSCILIHEDAPFTKAQFQEAMDTENIETRPLWKPMHMQPIFKNALYFGDQLSKTLFEKGLCLPSGSNLQQVDLDRIKKVVNKLL; encoded by the coding sequence ATGAATTCAAAAATATGGCTATCCTCTCCACACATGGGAGGAACAGAGCAAAATTATATAAAAGAAGCGTTTGATACTAATTGGGTAGCACCATTAGGTCCTAATGTAAATGGTTTTGAAAAAGACCTAGAAACCTATTTAGGTCAAGACAAAAAAGTAGCCTGTTTATCTTCTGGTACAGCAGCAATCCATTTAGCTTTAGTACAACTTGGTGTAGTATTAAATGATGAAGTAATTTGTCAAACCTTTACCTTTTGTGGATCATCAAATCCAATAGTTTATCAAGGTGCAATACCAGTTTTTGTGGATAGTGAAGCAGAAACGTGGAATATGTGTCCAAAGCATCTAGAAGAAGCAATAAAAGACAGAATAGCCAACGGTAAAAAACCAAAAGCTATAATTATAGTCCATTTGTATGGTATGCCATCTAAAGTAGACCAATTGTTAGCGGTCGCTAAAAAATATCAAATACCTGTAGTTGAAGATGCTGCAGAAGCTTTAGGATCCACATATAAAGGTAGACAATGCGGAACATTTGGGGACTTTTCAATTTTATCCTTCAACGGTAATAAAATTATTACAACTTCCGGTGGAGGAGCAATGGTTTGCAATACAAGTGAAGATAAGGATCAAACTATTTTTTATGCTACCCAAGCAAGGGACAATGCACCACATTACGAACATTCTAAAATTGGTTATAATTACAGAATGAGTAATATTTCAGCTGGTATTGGACGTGGACAAATGGAGGTTTTAGATAAACACATTGGATTAAGACGTGACATGAATGCGTTTTACACTAATCTTTTTAAAGATGTAAAAGGTGTCGAAGTTCAAAAACAGCCAAATGAAGATTTTTATTCAAATTTTTGGTTAAGTTGTATCTTAATTCATGAAGACGCACCTTTTACAAAAGCACAATTCCAAGAAGCTATGGATACAGAGAACATAGAAACAAGACCTTTATGGAAACCTATGCATATGCAACCAATTTTTAAAAACGCGCTATACTTTGGTGATCAATTAAGTAAAACCCTGTTTGAAAAAGGATTGTGTTTACCAAGTGGATCAAATTTACAGCAAGTAGATTTAGATAGAATAAAAAAAGTAGTAAATAAGCTTTTATAA
- a CDS encoding sugar transferase, translating to MKAFFDKLLALMLLVVLLLPLLFLIIIAKIYNGGTGIFKQKRLGENGKLFTIYKLQTFCLKTDTINKVGFFLRKYKLDEIPQIINILIGDMSFVGPRPELPIYLDKLTGEFSKILELKPGLTSPATLKYINEEQVLLKNDNPKHYNDSVIYPDKLRLNLEYYYTQSFIGDIKIIIKTVIKIIFRK from the coding sequence ATGAAAGCTTTTTTTGATAAATTATTAGCTTTAATGTTACTTGTAGTTTTGTTACTACCATTATTGTTTTTAATAATTATAGCAAAAATATATAATGGCGGAACAGGTATTTTTAAACAAAAAAGGTTAGGTGAAAATGGTAAATTATTTACTATTTATAAGCTGCAAACCTTCTGTTTAAAAACGGATACAATTAATAAAGTAGGATTTTTTCTACGAAAATATAAACTAGACGAAATTCCTCAGATTATAAACATTTTAATTGGTGACATGAGCTTTGTTGGACCAAGACCAGAATTACCAATATATTTGGATAAACTAACAGGTGAGTTTAGTAAAATATTAGAATTAAAACCAGGTTTAACTAGTCCTGCAACCTTAAAATATATTAACGAAGAACAAGTTTTATTAAAGAATGATAACCCAAAACATTATAACGATTCTGTTATATATCCTGATAAATTAAGACTTAATTTAGAGTACTATTATACGCAGTCTTTTATAGGTGATATTAAAATCATAATAAAAACAGTTATTAAAATAATTTTTAGAAAATGA
- a CDS encoding GNAT family N-acetyltransferase: MNSIRIIKLSESQEWSNIITNSVNYDFYHTLDYNVLETEGEPVLLVQSLEDAYIALPIIIRDIPESDFKDCTSVYGYAGPISNIAFDQVSKALLDLFHNNVLSFFKDSKIVSCFSRLHPVFENHKMLDGFGKTISLNKTIAIDLNLPIDLQRQKYRKSNKYEINKLKKNNFSVIEATTNEEIDQFIEIYNDTMKRVNASDNYFFTKDYFYSFLKNDSFDAKLLLAKKDDIITAGAIFTVTNKVMQYHLAGTKAEFSRDTPMKLILDEARLLGNTLDLDYLHLGGGVGGSDEDSLYKFKSGFSDLNFNYKVWQFISDQEVYDNLVQLKNKDTNSGFFPLYRA, translated from the coding sequence ATGAATAGTATTAGAATAATCAAACTCAGCGAAAGCCAAGAATGGTCTAATATAATTACTAATAGTGTTAATTATGATTTTTATCATACCCTTGACTATAATGTATTAGAAACAGAAGGAGAACCTGTATTATTGGTCCAATCTTTAGAGGATGCTTATATTGCTTTGCCAATTATTATTAGGGATATTCCTGAATCAGATTTTAAAGACTGTACATCGGTATATGGCTACGCAGGACCAATATCTAACATAGCATTTGACCAAGTTAGTAAAGCGCTTTTAGACTTGTTTCATAATAATGTACTGTCATTTTTTAAAGACTCTAAAATTGTGTCCTGTTTTTCTAGATTACATCCAGTATTTGAAAACCATAAAATGTTAGATGGATTTGGAAAAACAATTAGCTTAAATAAAACAATAGCAATAGACCTAAATTTACCTATTGATTTACAAAGACAGAAATATAGAAAGTCTAATAAATACGAAATAAATAAGCTTAAAAAAAATAATTTCTCGGTGATTGAAGCCACTACTAATGAGGAAATAGATCAATTTATTGAAATCTATAATGATACCATGAAAAGGGTTAATGCTTCGGATAATTACTTCTTTACTAAAGACTATTTTTACTCCTTTTTAAAAAACGATTCCTTTGATGCTAAATTACTTTTAGCTAAAAAAGACGATATAATTACAGCAGGTGCTATTTTTACTGTCACAAATAAAGTAATGCAATACCATTTAGCGGGTACAAAAGCAGAATTTTCTAGGGATACACCAATGAAGCTAATTTTAGATGAGGCTAGACTATTAGGTAACACTTTGGATTTAGATTACCTGCACCTTGGTGGTGGTGTTGGTGGTAGTGATGAAGACTCACTTTACAAGTTTAAATCAGGTTTTTCAGATTTAAACTTTAATTATAAAGTGTGGCAATTTATATCGGATCAAGAAGTCTATGACAACTTAGTTCAATTAAAAAATAAAGATACCAATAGTGGGTTTTTCCCATTGTACAGAGCATAA
- a CDS encoding GNAT family N-acetyltransferase has translation MNITGKKITLRAIEREDLEFLHKWSNNPEINYMLGGWHFPSSRQDQEKWFNSLSLNSTNQRFAIDTEELGIIGMANIVEINWKDRNAFHGMLLGDKNMRGKGYGVDTIMAISKYAFEELGLMRMNGSMISYNEASIGVYTKKCGWQVEGVKKNHYFRKNQWWDQVIVGITKEDYFNLIKENKYWEGQ, from the coding sequence ATGAATATCACGGGAAAAAAAATTACGCTAAGAGCTATAGAAAGAGAAGATTTAGAATTTTTACATAAGTGGTCAAATAATCCGGAAATTAATTATATGCTAGGTGGTTGGCATTTCCCTTCTAGTAGACAAGACCAAGAAAAGTGGTTTAATTCATTATCACTAAACAGTACAAACCAAAGATTTGCAATAGATACTGAAGAGCTTGGTATAATAGGTATGGCTAATATTGTAGAGATTAACTGGAAAGATAGAAATGCTTTTCATGGTATGCTATTAGGAGATAAAAATATGAGAGGTAAAGGTTATGGTGTGGACACTATAATGGCAATAAGTAAATATGCATTTGAAGAGTTAGGTTTAATGCGAATGAATGGTTCAATGATTTCTTACAACGAAGCATCTATAGGAGTTTATACTAAAAAGTGTGGTTGGCAAGTAGAAGGTGTTAAAAAAAATCATTATTTTAGAAAAAATCAATGGTGGGATCAAGTAATTGTTGGTATTACTAAAGAAGATTATTTTAATTTAATTAAAGAAAATAAATATTGGGAGGGTCAATAA
- a CDS encoding sugar transferase: MYKNVFKPFFDFTAALLGLLVFSPIFIIVYLSLAYVNKGNPFFFQTRPGKDGKLFNIIKFKTMTEDKDKNGVLLPDVDRLTNFGKFVRKTSLDELPQLINVIKGDMSIIGPRPLLPSYLELYTEEQKRRHLVKPGITGLAQVKGRNLMKFSERFINDVYYIDNLSFKLDCKIIFMTINSVLFSKSTIVNGQTVDEVDDLGISKNLDSNHFKNNK, translated from the coding sequence ATGTACAAAAACGTCTTTAAACCATTTTTTGATTTTACAGCAGCATTACTAGGCTTATTAGTTTTTAGCCCAATATTTATTATTGTCTACTTGTCATTGGCATATGTAAATAAAGGAAACCCTTTTTTTTTCCAGACTAGACCTGGTAAAGATGGTAAACTTTTTAATATTATTAAGTTTAAAACGATGACAGAGGACAAAGATAAAAACGGAGTGTTATTACCGGATGTTGACCGCTTAACTAATTTTGGAAAATTTGTAAGAAAAACATCCTTGGACGAGTTACCACAGTTAATAAATGTAATAAAAGGAGATATGAGTATTATTGGTCCTAGACCTTTACTACCAAGTTATTTAGAGTTGTATACAGAAGAACAGAAAAGAAGACATTTAGTTAAACCCGGAATTACAGGCTTAGCACAAGTTAAAGGAAGAAATCTAATGAAATTTAGCGAGCGTTTTATAAATGATGTTTATTATATAGACAATTTAAGTTTTAAATTAGATTGCAAAATTATATTTATGACTATAAACAGTGTTTTATTTAGTAAAAGTACAATAGTTAACGGGCAAACAGTAGACGAAGTTGATGATTTAGGGATTAGTAAAAACTTAGATTCTAACCATTTTAAAAATAATAAATAA
- a CDS encoding glycosyltransferase family 4 protein translates to MKIIYIHQYFRKPTESGGTRSYWIAKELIKKNHDVLVISTKNNMDSSKKHEIVDGINVLYLNVPYSNNLSIFARIKSFLSFMFMSSYYLLKEKNVDAVFATSTPLTVGFPALIGKWFKKIPYTFEVRDLWPEVPIQMGALKNKLLIKLAVGFEKTIYKNASHIIALSPGMEKGVLKFITDRTKVSMIPNMSKIDEFFPRPVSDQQKTNLGLNPQKFNCIHFGAMGRANGLEHLFEAAKYAKDNNITTIDFVFLGEGVLFETFKKYVQDNALDNVKFLGTKALIEVSEIVNACDVSLVSFANIDILKTNSPNKLFDSLSAGKPIIVNSAGWTKTMVEDNNCGFYADITSPQQLVEKIQVLQKDIDLYNTFSINSRQLAETKYDKSILVPQVVKVIENTKK, encoded by the coding sequence ATGAAAATAATCTACATACACCAATATTTTAGAAAACCAACCGAGTCTGGTGGTACTAGATCTTATTGGATCGCTAAAGAGTTAATAAAAAAAAACCATGATGTTTTAGTTATTAGTACTAAAAACAATATGGATTCTTCAAAAAAGCATGAAATTGTTGATGGTATTAACGTTTTGTACTTAAACGTTCCGTACTCTAACAACTTGTCAATTTTTGCTAGAATTAAGTCTTTCTTGTCATTTATGTTTATGTCAAGTTATTACTTATTAAAAGAAAAAAATGTAGATGCAGTCTTTGCAACTTCAACACCTTTAACGGTTGGTTTTCCCGCATTAATAGGGAAATGGTTTAAAAAGATTCCATATACTTTTGAAGTTAGAGATTTATGGCCTGAAGTACCAATCCAAATGGGAGCTTTAAAAAATAAACTGTTAATAAAATTAGCAGTAGGTTTTGAAAAAACAATATATAAAAATGCTAGTCATATTATTGCATTGTCCCCAGGTATGGAAAAAGGGGTGTTAAAGTTTATCACTGACCGCACCAAAGTTAGCATGATACCAAATATGTCTAAGATTGACGAGTTTTTTCCTAGACCAGTATCAGACCAGCAAAAAACTAACTTAGGTTTAAATCCACAAAAGTTTAATTGTATTCATTTTGGTGCAATGGGTAGAGCTAACGGTTTAGAGCACCTTTTTGAAGCAGCAAAATATGCAAAAGACAATAATATAACAACCATTGATTTTGTGTTTTTAGGTGAAGGCGTTTTATTTGAAACCTTTAAAAAATACGTGCAAGATAATGCGTTAGACAACGTAAAGTTTTTAGGTACAAAAGCATTGATTGAAGTTTCAGAAATTGTAAATGCATGTGATGTCTCGCTTGTAAGTTTCGCTAATATTGACATTTTAAAGACTAATTCACCTAACAAATTGTTTGATTCCTTATCTGCAGGTAAGCCAATAATAGTTAATTCTGCAGGTTGGACAAAAACCATGGTAGAGGATAATAATTGTGGTTTTTATGCTGACATAACAAGTCCACAGCAGTTAGTTGAAAAAATACAGGTTTTACAGAAAGATATAGATTTATATAATACGTTTTCTATTAACTCTAGACAGTTAGCAGAGACTAAATACGATAAGTCTATCCTAGTCCCACAAGTAGTTAAAGTTATTGAAAACACAAAAAAATAG
- a CDS encoding glycosyltransferase family 4 protein, whose translation MKVLLVSGSVSNSGHGTVYLNNIHKNLKAIDTDVFVPKDAILADTDIDINRIHKSDLSFSKLSRQNYAKYGKLGMVKRGFDRVSNGIKFHKDLVKHLKTKNYDVVHILDSEYISYWYLAKKLKNNPIKLVYTLHASDFNLQSFSIGSVYKYLVKSMLNTSFSKTAHVVCHGEWIKDRLVLAFPKLKNKISGIDYPSNAYSKIDKDKLKAELGVPLDKTIISFLGMIRRDKKIEVAIQTIKQLPDNFHFVIAGSLSDYKIDEIESLIKEAKIENRVTKTLKYLSLKEYEDNFKASDIFLSTHSDSFPSASGPVSDARSYGVAVVVPPKGQLEMYVNINKVGQVANSHNAKDFADACLLVNSNIDQYKNNVIKVSQSLSWESFVNRHISIYNG comes from the coding sequence ATGAAAGTCTTATTAGTAAGCGGTAGTGTAAGTAATTCAGGTCATGGAACGGTGTATTTAAACAATATACACAAAAACCTAAAGGCTATTGATACAGATGTATTTGTGCCTAAAGATGCTATTTTAGCAGACACGGATATTGATATAAATAGGATACATAAAAGTGATTTAAGCTTCTCTAAATTATCAAGGCAAAACTATGCTAAGTATGGTAAATTGGGTATGGTTAAAAGGGGTTTTGATAGGGTTTCTAATGGTATTAAATTTCATAAAGATTTAGTAAAACATTTAAAAACTAAAAATTATGATGTAGTTCATATTCTTGATTCAGAATATATATCGTATTGGTATTTAGCTAAAAAACTAAAAAACAATCCTATAAAATTAGTTTACACATTACATGCTTCAGATTTTAATTTGCAATCATTCTCTATTGGATCGGTCTACAAGTATCTAGTAAAAAGTATGCTAAACACAAGTTTTAGTAAAACTGCTCATGTTGTATGTCATGGAGAGTGGATTAAGGATAGGTTAGTTTTAGCGTTTCCAAAATTAAAAAACAAAATTTCTGGTATTGATTACCCAAGTAATGCGTATTCAAAAATTGATAAAGACAAGCTTAAAGCAGAACTTGGAGTACCGTTAGATAAAACTATTATTTCATTTTTAGGAATGATAAGACGTGACAAAAAAATTGAAGTTGCAATTCAAACCATTAAACAATTACCAGATAATTTTCATTTTGTTATAGCAGGAAGTTTATCCGATTATAAGATAGATGAAATTGAAAGCCTAATAAAAGAAGCTAAAATAGAAAATAGAGTAACCAAGACACTTAAATATTTGAGTTTAAAAGAATATGAAGATAATTTTAAGGCTTCAGATATCTTTTTATCAACACATAGTGATAGTTTCCCTTCTGCCAGCGGACCTGTAAGTGATGCTAGATCCTACGGTGTGGCTGTTGTAGTACCTCCTAAAGGACAATTAGAAATGTATGTAAATATTAATAAAGTAGGTCAGGTAGCAAATAGCCATAATGCTAAGGACTTTGCAGACGCCTGTTTACTTGTTAATAGCAACATAGATCAATATAAAAACAATGTGATTAAAGTCTCTCAAAGCCTGTCCTGGGAAAGTTTTGTAAATAGACATATTAGTATTTATAATGGGTAA
- a CDS encoding oligosaccharide flippase family protein, with amino-acid sequence MSIKNNLYNIFGGAGRAILFLFTIPLMVNYMGVEKFGVWALITSIGNIALMLDVGIASTTMHFVSEINALETKEEVDHKTKMVIPVLLLINIVLSAIVAISFLFFTTEIAHIFLSSSLASDDIIIALRWIGLYSSIMLIQHLFSGIIQAYNQFLIVNIIKFINIFVINVGLLVFSFLEEDFVTLTFYMFLISILTLITYIYLASKKLNIFKIKPHFDYQTTKSIISYSGTTWVGYFGSVIFTQFDKIIIGKITTPEILGIYAAIISITSYISSIATVGLQPIIPKLTELWTKVKTHRDEFIKEYKHAIQFNTFLIFFASLLMLIVYRILLKDIMDINLEVYPDSILAFQLAIVIYAFNSLSIPGFYTLMAIKKTKHIGLWQLLGSFLALYCIYLLGQSFGLYGVIIGNIGLVITSMFNFITAKIVVKNPFEWLKYIYKPILIFSVTISLILLVANVYLDAIFAMIASVLLMVWYFKQQPELLNIITNVINKKKNEAL; translated from the coding sequence ATGAGTATTAAAAATAATCTATATAATATATTTGGAGGAGCAGGTAGAGCTATTCTGTTTCTTTTTACCATCCCATTGATGGTTAATTATATGGGTGTCGAAAAATTTGGTGTCTGGGCTTTAATTACTTCTATTGGTAACATAGCCTTAATGCTTGATGTAGGTATTGCGTCCACAACAATGCACTTTGTGTCAGAAATTAATGCTTTAGAAACTAAAGAGGAGGTAGACCATAAAACTAAAATGGTAATACCCGTTTTGCTTTTAATTAACATTGTACTTAGTGCAATTGTAGCGATATCTTTTTTGTTTTTTACAACAGAAATTGCACATATTTTTTTAAGCAGTAGTTTAGCCAGTGATGATATAATTATTGCCTTAAGGTGGATTGGGTTATACTCTTCAATTATGTTAATTCAACATTTGTTTTCGGGTATTATACAAGCTTACAATCAATTTTTGATAGTTAATATTATTAAGTTTATTAATATTTTTGTTATAAATGTAGGACTACTAGTTTTTAGTTTTTTAGAAGAAGACTTTGTAACCCTAACATTTTATATGTTTTTAATTAGTATTTTAACCTTGATAACTTACATTTATTTGGCCTCTAAAAAGCTGAATATTTTTAAAATAAAACCGCATTTTGACTATCAAACTACAAAATCCATTATAAGTTATTCTGGGACTACATGGGTTGGTTATTTTGGAAGTGTTATTTTTACTCAGTTTGATAAAATAATTATTGGTAAAATAACAACACCAGAAATATTGGGTATTTATGCTGCCATAATTTCTATTACTAGTTATATTAGTTCTATCGCAACTGTTGGTTTACAACCAATAATACCTAAGCTTACAGAGCTATGGACCAAGGTTAAAACACATAGGGATGAATTTATTAAAGAGTATAAACACGCCATCCAGTTTAATACTTTCTTGATATTTTTTGCATCACTTTTAATGCTTATTGTCTATAGGATTTTGTTAAAAGATATTATGGATATTAATTTAGAAGTTTATCCAGATTCCATTTTAGCTTTCCAGTTAGCTATTGTCATTTATGCATTTAACTCCCTAAGTATACCAGGGTTTTATACCCTTATGGCAATTAAAAAGACTAAACATATTGGGCTTTGGCAGTTACTAGGCTCTTTTCTAGCATTGTACTGTATTTATTTATTGGGTCAATCTTTTGGACTTTATGGTGTAATTATTGGAAACATTGGATTAGTTATAACATCAATGTTTAATTTTATTACCGCTAAGATTGTTGTAAAAAACCCGTTTGAATGGCTTAAATATATTTATAAACCGATACTAATATTTAGCGTAACAATTAGTCTTATTTTACTAGTTGCTAATGTTTATCTAGACGCTATATTTGCCATGATTGCATCTGTGCTATTGATGGTTTGGTATTTTAAACAACAACCAGAATTACTAAACATAATTACTAACGTTATAAATAAGAAGAAAAATGAAGCTCTTTAG
- a CDS encoding O-antigen ligase family protein, whose amino-acid sequence MKSVLFQINNYKQKISFLLICLLMFFPMLEVKTNSKIILFFFIFSVVLNFKTGINSIKNAPIKGLVINSLFFLLLVVSIIYTSDKNTGFKIITRQLSFVLFPIIIFYFINLTKKQLIILAKLFVLANVLSVLYLCIKLSENVSILEVATTNFDFRSIINTGTYKDWHPTYISAFILTSIILLIEYCYAVTQKAYKASAIAIIIVLSLFLFMLNSRAVVYSYIIIIPIYLFIKTKTLKGRIIFLLLCIPFLVGFYYLLMNNFSLNYRLVLQLEKVYAWFTDATVSTSGIDGRYFINQCNTNLFLNNPFLGYGIGDVSYNLSNCYLDMEFMGLYDNNLNTHNNYFYLLLSGGLVTLFAFLVLIINNMVLSIKTKNYAYFFVLMLLMVVFLTETFFERLNGIIFFSAFNSLYYYYVTNSQKLNNEY is encoded by the coding sequence ATGAAATCAGTTTTATTCCAAATTAATAATTATAAGCAGAAAATTTCTTTTCTGCTTATTTGTTTATTGATGTTTTTTCCAATGCTTGAGGTAAAAACAAACTCTAAAATTATATTGTTTTTTTTTATTTTTAGTGTCGTATTAAATTTTAAAACAGGAATTAATTCTATTAAAAACGCCCCTATTAAAGGATTGGTAATAAATAGTTTGTTTTTTTTACTATTAGTAGTTTCTATAATTTACACATCGGATAAAAACACAGGGTTTAAAATTATTACCAGACAATTATCCTTTGTATTATTTCCAATAATTATTTTTTATTTCATTAATCTTACAAAAAAGCAACTAATTATTTTAGCCAAATTATTTGTGTTAGCTAATGTGTTGTCGGTTCTTTATTTGTGCATTAAGCTTTCCGAAAATGTCTCTATTTTAGAAGTCGCTACTACTAATTTTGATTTTAGATCAATAATTAATACGGGCACTTACAAGGATTGGCATCCAACGTATATTAGCGCTTTTATATTGACTAGTATAATCTTATTGATCGAGTATTGTTATGCTGTAACCCAAAAGGCTTACAAAGCATCAGCAATAGCAATTATAATAGTACTTAGTTTGTTTTTATTTATGCTTAATTCTAGAGCAGTAGTATATTCTTATATTATCATTATCCCTATATACCTTTTTATAAAAACCAAAACTCTAAAAGGTAGAATTATATTTTTGTTATTATGTATTCCGTTTTTAGTTGGGTTTTACTATTTATTGATGAATAATTTCTCTTTAAATTACAGGCTTGTACTGCAATTAGAGAAAGTGTATGCTTGGTTTACGGATGCTACGGTGTCTACAAGTGGTATAGATGGCAGGTATTTTATAAACCAATGTAATACCAATTTATTTTTAAATAATCCATTTTTAGGCTACGGAATTGGAGATGTAAGTTATAACTTAAGTAATTGCTATTTGGATATGGAGTTTATGGGGTTGTACGACAATAATTTAAACACACATAATAACTATTTTTATCTATTGTTGTCTGGTGGTTTAGTAACGCTTTTTGCATTTTTAGTTTTAATAATTAACAATATGGTTTTATCAATAAAAACTAAAAACTATGCTTATTTCTTTGTCTTAATGCTATTAATGGTGGTGTTTTTAACAGAGACGTTTTTTGAAAGATTAAACGGGATTATATTTTTTTCAGCCTTTAATTCATTGTACTACTATTACGTTACAAATTCTCAAAAATTAAATAATGAGTATTAA
- a CDS encoding DNRLRE domain-containing protein, whose amino-acid sequence MKFLKATILFTIILFCSCNKDKTIKAVFQPDEVMGKDVVISEAYETRNYSHLERLHLLSLSVQDTIDNDSRFLIRFGFASIPQTAKIDSAFIYLKAIEPGHFGEKNSFYIQRSKSVWINKDINWENQPEGEESDQILIVAPTDKMQPYKIDVTNYVKNVVNKTYPNYGYIFRLESEEKPYKGIRFCSSNHVDVDSRPKLEVFYKE is encoded by the coding sequence ATGAAGTTTTTAAAAGCAACAATTTTATTTACTATTATACTTTTTTGCTCTTGTAATAAAGACAAAACAATAAAAGCTGTTTTTCAACCCGATGAAGTGATGGGTAAAGATGTAGTAATTTCAGAAGCCTATGAAACTAGAAACTATTCGCATTTAGAAAGATTACATTTATTATCGTTGTCAGTTCAAGACACGATAGATAATGATAGTCGTTTTTTAATTCGTTTTGGATTTGCTTCAATTCCTCAAACTGCAAAAATAGACTCAGCTTTTATATATTTAAAAGCTATTGAACCTGGACATTTTGGAGAAAAAAATTCATTTTATATTCAACGTTCTAAATCGGTTTGGATAAATAAAGATATTAATTGGGAGAACCAACCAGAAGGCGAGGAAAGCGATCAAATATTAATAGTTGCACCAACAGACAAAATGCAGCCCTACAAAATAGACGTTACTAATTACGTTAAAAATGTAGTTAATAAAACCTATCCAAATTATGGGTATATTTTTAGATTGGAGAGCGAAGAGAAGCCCTATAAAGGCATACGATTTTGCTCTAGTAATCATGTAGATGTGGATAGTAGACCTAAATTAGAAGTTTTTTATAAAGAATAA
- a CDS encoding GDP-L-fucose synthase family protein: MHKDAKIYVAGHNGMLGSAVVRALKKDGYHNLVFRRSFELDLKNQEAVNSFFKTEKPEYVFLVAAKVGGIGANIERPAEFLYDNLMINSNIIDAAYQNKVSKLLFLGSSCIYPRLSQQPMKEEYLLDGKLEPTNEGYALGKIAGIKLCEYYNKQYGTNFISAMPPNLYGENDNFDPAHSHVIGALLRKFHTAKVNNDAEVVMWGTGSAKREFMYVDDAASACLFLMNNYNENQHINIGSDEDVQIIELAEIIKGITGFEGQIVKDTTKPDGMPRKLMDSSKMHELGWKHSVDLKEGLEKTFQFFLEQENDR; encoded by the coding sequence ATGCATAAAGACGCTAAGATATATGTAGCTGGACATAATGGTATGCTGGGCTCTGCTGTTGTAAGAGCTCTAAAAAAAGACGGTTATCACAACCTTGTTTTTAGACGATCTTTTGAATTAGATTTAAAAAATCAAGAAGCGGTTAATAGTTTTTTTAAAACCGAAAAACCAGAATACGTATTTCTTGTTGCTGCAAAAGTTGGTGGTATCGGAGCAAATATTGAAAGACCAGCCGAATTTTTGTATGATAATTTAATGATTAATTCCAATATCATTGATGCAGCATACCAAAACAAAGTCTCTAAATTATTATTTTTAGGAAGTTCTTGTATATATCCAAGGTTATCACAACAACCAATGAAAGAAGAGTATCTTTTAGATGGTAAATTAGAACCAACTAATGAGGGATATGCTTTAGGAAAAATAGCAGGAATAAAACTATGCGAATATTATAATAAGCAATACGGGACAAATTTTATATCTGCAATGCCACCTAATCTATATGGCGAAAACGATAATTTTGACCCAGCACATTCCCATGTTATAGGAGCGCTTTTAAGAAAGTTTCACACTGCCAAAGTAAACAACGATGCTGAGGTTGTAATGTGGGGTACAGGAAGTGCTAAAAGAGAGTTTATGTATGTTGATGATGCAGCAAGTGCTTGTTTATTTTTAATGAATAACTATAACGAAAACCAACACATCAATATTGGCTCGGACGAGGATGTTCAAATAATAGAATTGGCGGAAATAATTAAAGGAATTACAGGATTTGAAGGTCAAATAGTTAAAGACACTACAAAACCAGACGGTATGCCTAGAAAGCTAATGGATAGTTCTAAAATGCACGAGTTAGGATGGAAACATTCCGTAGACTTAAAAGAAGGATTAGAAAAAACCTTTCAATTTTTTTTAGAACAAGAAAACGACAGATAA